One genomic segment of Candidatus Methanoperedens sp. includes these proteins:
- a CDS encoding AbrB/MazE/SpoVT family DNA-binding domain-containing protein, producing the protein MTKMDERGRVLLPKEIREEMNLKPSEELLIINAGKEMILLKKVNVKQMLGDIIDRVKGLDLEKLERQIEDEGNKITKKKYPKVFS; encoded by the coding sequence ATGACAAAGATGGATGAAAGAGGTAGGGTTCTACTTCCAAAAGAGATCAGAGAAGAAATGAATCTCAAACCCAGTGAAGAATTGCTTATAATAAATGCAGGGAAAGAAATGATCTTGCTTAAGAAGGTGAATGTCAAACAAATGCTGGGAGATATCATTGATAGAGTAAAGGGACTCGATCTTGAAAAACTCGAACGACAAATAGAAGATGAAGGAAATAAGATTACGAAGAAAAAGTATCCGAAGGTTTTTAGTTGA
- a CDS encoding PIN domain-containing protein has protein sequence MKEIRLRRKSIRRFLVDTNLFISAIKKWAKSTDLLLYLLTSTEIELIVNEVLIGEYRKFTLKLGAPEFLELVSSVVVVLNPSEEYVKDCKQYFPENKMADVVHAATCLQYDAVLISNDKHFDKIKNMKLIEVWKINEAIEEFNIL, from the coding sequence ATGAAGGAAATAAGATTACGAAGAAAAAGTATCCGAAGGTTTTTAGTTGATACTAATCTTTTCATATCAGCAATAAAAAAGTGGGCAAAGAGTACTGATTTGCTCCTTTATTTGCTCACGAGCACTGAAATAGAATTGATCGTAAACGAGGTTTTAATCGGAGAATACCGCAAGTTCACGCTCAAACTTGGAGCGCCGGAATTCTTAGAACTGGTATCCAGTGTTGTTGTGGTATTAAATCCGTCAGAAGAATATGTAAAAGACTGTAAACAATACTTTCCTGAAAATAAAATGGCTGATGTTGTTCATGCAGCTACATGTCTCCAATATGATGCAGTCTTAATCAGCAATGATAAGCATTTTGATAAGATAAAAAACATGAAACTAATTGAAGTCTGGAAAATTAATGAAGCGATAGAAGAATTTAACATATTATGA